A stretch of the Aegilops tauschii subsp. strangulata cultivar AL8/78 chromosome 4, Aet v6.0, whole genome shotgun sequence genome encodes the following:
- the LOC109757211 gene encoding uncharacterized protein, which produces MDLSLALGRPGTDGSGAAGRGAYNGGLADDEARPLFPCLFCDRKFLKPQALGGHQNAHREDRAAGWNPYVYGRQPTASGGGGAASPPLHVVPEAGTLAPSVQGVRAAAGLFSGVHDDVGDMLSWGRSPAAEPAPESNTGVGIDPLKKIARNNLANNTL; this is translated from the coding sequence ATGGACCTGTCTCTGGCCTTGGGTCGCCCGGGAACCGACGGCAGCGGGGCGGCCGGCCGGGGAGCATACAACGGCGGGCTGGCCGATGATGAGGCGCGGCCGTTGTTCCCGTGCCTCTTCTGCGACAGGAAATTCCTCAAGCCACAGGCCCTCGGTGGCCACCAGAACGCGCACAGGGAGGACCGCGCGGCCGGCTGGAACCCCTACGTCTACGGCCGCCAACCCACTGCCAGTGGTGGCGGGGGCGCCGCCTCACCGCCCCTCCATGTCGTTCCTGAGGCTGGCACGCTGGCTCCATCGGTCCAAGGCGTGCGAGCGGCAGCCGGCCTGTTCTCCGGCGTCCACGACGATGTGGGGGACATGCTAAGCTGGGGAAGGTCACCCGCCGCTGAGCCGGCGCCGGAGAGCAACACCGGCGTGGGGATCGATCCACTGAAAAAAATAGCACGCAATAACCTCGCTAATAACACGCTATAG